A single Lactuca sativa cultivar Salinas chromosome 8, Lsat_Salinas_v11, whole genome shotgun sequence DNA region contains:
- the LOC111890570 gene encoding uncharacterized mitochondrial protein AtMg00810-like, translated as MGFGHKIFADPTGVSVDEKKYRGMIGSILYLTISRPDILFVTCLCARFQVNPKMYHLLVVKQIFRYLEGTKSLGLWYPANERFLLQAYSDLNYGGLQLDRKSTSGGCQFLGGRLVSWSSKKHKCIALSTAEAEYIAAASCTFRFCG; from the coding sequence ATGGGCTTCGGACACAAGATCTTTGCCGACCCTACAGGTGTTTCAGTTGACGAAAAGAAATATCGCGGAATGATTGGATCCATACTCTATCTCACAATAAGTCGTCCAGATATCTTGTTCGTAACATGTttatgtgccagatttcaagtcaaccCAAAAATGTATCATCTCTTGGTAGTAAAACAAATCTTCCGATATCTTGAAGGCACAAAGAGTCTCGGACTTTGGTACCCAGCAAATGAAAGATTCCTTCTTCAAGCATATTCAGATTTGaactatggtggtcttcaacTTGATAGAAAAAGCACTTCAGGTGGCTGTCAATTCTTAGGTGGTCGTTTGGTCAGTTGGTCATCAAAGAAACATAAATGCATTGCACTCTCTACAGCCGAAGccgaatacattgctgctgccaGCTGTACATTCAGGTTCTGTGGATGA